GAATCTCTTTCTTATGCAAATTTTCCTACTTACGAAACTAAGTATTTAGAAGATGCTACAATTACCTATGTTGTGCAAATCAATGGTAAGGTGAGAGGACGTTTCGAACTGCCCAAAGATCAAAATCAAGAAGCTATTCTTCATTCAGCAAAACATCATCCAATCATTGAAAAATATCTAGACGGCAAAACCATTGATAAGGTGATTTTTGTACCCAATAAACTTCTAAACTTAGTTATTCAAGATTAATAAGAGTGGAGGCAAGGTAAGTCTTGCCACTCTCAGGGCGATTGCATGATAAATTACTTGACTAAAAGCAGCTTTAATCTATAAGCAGGTTCCCAGCCAGCAAACCTTTTTTTAATTTAATACTCGCTTCTACAGTTGTATCCGCTTTCGCAATATTCAAAAGACATCTTTTCAGCAGGGTGAAGTTCTCAGCTCCATCTCCGGCGGGAACTTGGCTTTTATCTTCGTTAAAAGTGACGTCAAGATGCCAATGAACTTTATTTTCTGTCCTCCAATATAAGTAAATAATCTCTCCGATGCGCTCTGCCCTCGTGACCAAGCCTAAAATATAGTAGCGCTTTTCAACTGTAGCCTTTCCTTTCTCAGAACGTTTACATCAGACGCAAACTAACAGGTTGCCAATCAATTTATCATGCAATCGTCCTGGGGTAATGATTTCCAGAATATAATGACATTGAAAGAGATCAAACTTGCATCAAGGGGGCTTAACTCAATGGTGTCAAATTAAGCCTTAGCAAGGCTTTTGTTAACAGTCATAAGGATTCAAATTTCTAGCCAATCTCTAAAAAATAGGAGACTTTTTTGATGGCCTCCATTAGTTTCCTTAAGTTAACACCGTTAAGGGCTAACTTTGCTCAAAATTACGTTGTAATTTTTTTATCCCGAAATATGCGCTTCCCTCCCAGGATTGTAATTAGCTGAACTCGATCGTCCAATAATTTTTTGACAAGCGGAGTTTTGAGTAATTCATTAAAAGATGCTTCATCGCATATTTTATATCCCATAGCCTCATACCCTATGATGCTATGGATCTCGTCTTTGCTTAGGCGGTCATTGTTAATAGAGAATAAGTGTTGATTCTCCACACACATAACTCTTTTAAAAAAAATGTGCCTTAATCTTCGATAATTGTATGGCAAAGTTTCTTGGAAACATCTGTCTTTTACGGCCTTTTCCACCTCATTTTCCTTAATCTTCGTGCACGAGGTTACCAGGTTGAATGCAAAAGCGTTCGCGTAGAATTTCCGATCCCAATAGGAAAACCCACTTCCTGCATACCCTTTCTGCCAATCTTGTGTAAAAAACTTGCGTGCTTCAGCAGCTGTTTTATTTCTGGTGTTCCAAGCCATTTTAAACGCGTCCACAAACCCTAAAGCTCCATGGCATATGGATAAGGCAGCCCGATAGCGGGGTAAAAAGCCATAAGAAATATGAGGGTCAAATTGATATGTTTCCATCATCACCTTTTTGAGATTGGTTATTGATACATTTTTTGTACGCTTATCATTTGCCTAAATAATATTTTTTTCATTTATGCATTTTTAACACAAATTCAAAAAAAACTATTTTATAAATTTTATTGATTGACTGTGCGAGAATGCTATCTTCAATGGAGCATGGCCAATTCAAACTTGTAGAAATAAACCTTTTAGCTGGGCTTTAGCGTTGTTTGTTCCTCATAAAAACTTCCATCGTCCTGTGCCACTACAATCTTTATAATAATTTAACATCTTTTTGATAATTATAGTGTTCATTGTTTAAATGAGTAATTAAAGGATATGGCTGTTAATTTTTGTAATCATTTTTTTCATCCCTTTTCGGAAAGTGGTATTGTGCTAAGTAAAAGGGAAAAAAGAATTTCTAGATTGTGCCTTTTATTTATTCCATTATTTATTTTTCCTTCCTTAGGTCTTTTTTATGGCTTAACTTATTATTTTAAAAAACGCGCTTTAAAAAACCTTACGGGTTGCCCAACCCCTACAGATTTGTATATTAAGCGGGTTGCAGGCGAGAAATTAGAGGAGGTAGGCAATCCTGTTATTTTAACTCCCTTTGAAAACGAATCTAGTACAAAGGTGCGTGACGTAGAAATAGAGTCGAGTTCTTCAGAAGAGAAAGAATTTGAAGCGTCGGAACCAGACGTTGAAAAGTTGCTGCAAGATTCTCAATCATATGAAGAGATTTGGGGAGGTGATTTCGTTCGCGGCAATTATCCTAATGCGATTGATTACGGCGACCTGCAAGTACCCTCATCGGTGGAAGAAGCTGTGGATTTAGTCCTAAATACCCCGGGCTTTGATACGCCGAATCATCAAGCTAAGAATTATTATAATCCACTTAATAGGCAAGACACTGTGGAAGAAATCCAAGGCACCTCTGAGTTAAGGAGGATGGTTCGATTTGCTTCCTCTCATTTTGTGAATGTTCTTGATGGCAACTCCTTGAGAACAAGCCAATTTTTTACTAGTGAACAGTGTCTAATATTTAAAATTAAACGTGTAAGTCACGTTTTTGATTTGAAAGGCCGAATAGATTTGCCGAGTGGGAAGAGTCTAAACCTCGAAGGATTTTGCGAAGATTTTACAATTCCCATGGTTGCTTCCAGCTTTTCCAAGTTTTTTGAAATATCTTGTAAAGCAGCCCCTTCCCTTATTCCTCAATGGTTAACCTCTGAGGGGGCAACATGGATTCAGAGGCACTTGCTTGGTGTCTTAACCTCAGACATTACGACCGATGATAGTCTTCAGCGTACTGCTGAAATATTGCAGAATCCGAGTTTTTCTGGCCTAGTTGCATTCGGAAGCGGTTTTGATTGGCATTCAACTATTACGGGCTTTGTTGGCAATTTGGCTTTTATTTGTAATCGAGGACAACATTGTAAAATTAGTGGCATCGCTTTTTATGGGTTAAATGAAAGAGCGGTTATTACTGATACAGCAATTCGAGACATTTGTAAAAGGCAGAATGTACAAGATAAAGATCTTTTTGGCCATAATGCCATGATTAACGAGTTAGGGGCAAAGCATCTCTTTAACCAAAAAATGTCTATGCAAAAAGTCGGTAATTGTACCTACAGGAGTGTAGAAGCTTTTTTGATGACATTGCTGGCTCTGCAGTATCTTAGACACCAAAGCGATGCTAGAGCTTTCAATAAACTTGATGGGAATATAATGATCAATGCTTTTAATTGCGTTCAAGAGACTTTTACTCATTGGATTAATCACGATCGAAAGGATGTGTTAGATGGACTGCAAGCCGAAAGAGAAGAGCAGGAGGGGCATGAGAATAACAATGGGATGCAAGGGCTTTTAGGTTCGCTAGAGGGGCAGGTAATCTCATCTGAAACTTACCAAGAAATGGTTAATCACATACTTTTTACCCCTTGTGCACGCACATAGCCATAAGTTACTGGGATTTAAACCCGATAGATGGGCGGTCAATTGCGCTATTTAAGCCCGAATTTGAGTTTGCGCATCATTTGTGGGTATGCTGTTTTTTTTAATTCCTACTTATTAATAAGCTGAAGGGCTGTGTTTCAACGAAACTCATTCAATGTTTTATTAGCAATATTTGCGGCTTGGCTAAATTTACCTTCTGAAGCTATTTAAAGCATGACCAAGAATGCATAGACCTTGCTACTGGTGGAAAGGTGGCATCTGGTGTTTTTGATGAAAGGGAGCCTATTAAAATAGGCTAAATCCTTTTTTAGAAGAGTGACCATTCGAATTGGTGTCTAATCAGGATCTAAGAACTTCGACAAGTTGAAAATGGTTACCATCTTTATCGTGAAAGCTCTGTAACTTGACTTGGCCTGGAATTTCACAAACTTCTCCCAATAACTGAACATTCTTCTCTAGGAGCTCTTTTCTGGCGTCTTGGAGATTATCGACAACAATCGTCACTACCGCATTAGTCCCGGCTTTTAGATTGTATTCTGGATTCTCTAAAGATAGGCCTAATTTTGCGCCATTTGGTCCTTGGAGCTCTGCCCAAGCATATTGCGTGTTTTTTGTTACTAAAGTCATTCCGACAACGTGAGTATAGAAATGAATCGCTTCTTCCATATTAGAAACGACAATCCAAGTTAGGTGAATGCCATCAATTTGCATTTTATTGCTCCTTTTTTTTAGCAATTATTGTCATAAATAGAGGGAACTCTAATCTCGAGCGATTTTCCATCTTTGCAGCCCCACCGGTGCTTTCCTTGTCAGAACACCATTCATCGAGGTAAGTTATCACAAAACCTGCTTGAGAAAGCCACTTAAAAAAATTCGATAAAGGATGATGAAACGACCAAGTTTCTGAAGAGGCTTCTTGTTTTTTCCCCGGGTGGGTGTCGATAGGGATCGTAAGAGGAGACATGTAGCAATCAACTCTGCGGTATTGAATTTTTTTAGCCTGGTCGACTTGCCAGGAGGATTGTCTGGGAATCCTGTAACAAGGATGATTAAGAACTAAAACTAAAGATCCTTCTTTTTTTAAATAATTAGCCGCATTCTTAAAAGCCGCTAGAGGATCTTTCATGTTTTGCAAGCTGAGGATCATTGTCGCTAGATCAAATTCTTTCTGATCAATTGAAAGCTCTTGAGTTACATCTCTTACGATAAATTGCTGAGTTTCATATTTAGCAGCTTTTTTGGCATTTTTAATCAGTGAAGGAGATAAGTCCACCCCGAGATAAGAGATATGACCGGGGAGATAACGCGATAAGACCCCTTGTCCACAACCTAGATCCAGCAAAGTTTTAATTTTCTTAAGATTAATTATCTTGAATAGCTGGGGAAAGATAACGTGCTGGTGATAGTAATGGCCTTTTTCTCCAACAGTATTGTTGTACCATTTATCGACTTTTTCCCATGATGTATTTTGAACAAAGCTTTTTTTCATGATTCAAAACTATACAGAATAACTTAATAATTTTCTATTAAGAAGAGTTGTTGGCCAAATATAAGCATTTTGTGTATCTAGGTAGAAAGGAAGCCTGCTGATCAAAAAAACTGTTCCTATTTAAGGCTCTTAAAAATGAGTTTTTGAAGCTATAGATTTATAAAATTTTCTATATGTTAAGGGTGACTTTATGATGCGCGCTCTCGTTTGTTTAGTTTTTTTTAATATAGCTGCTTTAAATGCAGATAGCGCTGTTCTCAAAATGGCTTCAAATGTTCCAGTTTTTTACGAATTGAATATTGAAGGGGATGCAAAGTCGGACGGTAAAAATCCTAAAATTAACTTTAAAGATTTTAATATCGATATTGAGTTCTCAATTATGTTGCGTAATGAGCCGGACGTTTTTCCTGAATTGGTCATTGTGCCAAAAAAAATTCAAGGGCAGCTGATTTTTAATCATGGGAGTGCAAATTTTGATTTTTCTAAGGAGAGCTTAACCTTTAATTCCATCATTGCAGGAGCTCTTCCTTTTCTAAATTCTATCAAACTTAATCAACCTCTAAGAGTGGCCATCACAGACAATGAAAATTTTTTGAACCAAACTCACGGCAATTATCCTTATTTGCCTATAAAGAATAGGGAAGGGTACGCTAATTTTGCTAAGAAAATCCTCGATTTCATTGCAAATGGCTATCCAGTAAAGCAAAGAGGAAGATTTCGCACAGTAATTCCTGAGCTTGGGCTTGAAGTTTTTTCGAATGAAAAAGTTTTAGATAACCAATTTAAAGGAGATTATACCTTTCGCTTTTTACATCCGCTAGATACTGCTAATGGTGGTTGTAACCAAGCTCTGATGGGAGGGGGTAAAGTGAGAAATAGTGCTCTAACAAATCATATTTTGAATACACGCGCTAATGGAATTTTTATTCTCATTTTTCAAAAAGTAAACTGTCCTAAAAAAGAATTGGATGAACGCTATGAATTCAGAGGAAAATTGAAGCTTCAGCCTAAAAGTCCTCAAATCTCCTATTCTGTTTAATGGCTTTAACAGAAAATGGGATGTCTCGATAGAGTAACCTGTTTCGGAAACCCAGGGCTTTTGCTTACAACCCGGTCCTTGTAAGTCGCATCCTATTACTTTTCTTAAGAGAATAGCTTTAAGTTTCTTTTGCCCTATCTCTAGAAGCATGCTCTTCGGCTATTGGCATTAGGTTTAATTATGATGCGTCTGAGAGTTAAGTTGAAATGATTATTCGCAATTTAGAAGAGCCCTATATTTGTTAATATATTCCTTTAAAATCTCTTTGGAATAAATTTTAGCTTCCTTTAGGCAAGTGACGTCAGGTAAACCTAAAGATACTAGATTCTTTTCTACTTGAGAGAGAAGCTTTTCTTGAAAAAGGGAAAGCTCTGATAAAGTTTTTTTTCTTAGAAGTTTTTTTAATTCCTCCCTGGAAGCTAGGTTAGGTAAAAGGCCTAAGTCGTAATAGTCTTCAAAGTAGAAAATACCAAAGCTTGTTAAAGCCTCTAATGAAGAATCACTGTCTTTAAAAGGGGCAAATGATAACTCTGAGCCAAAGGAATAAACCTGATTGAGTCGATCTTCAAGCTTTTTGTATAGCCCTGATGCGTTTGCTGTATCAACTCTTGACTGCCCTATCAAAATAGACGCAGTTCTCAAGTAAAGATCTTTTAGGGTGCTAAGATTGTCAATCAAATCGATGCGCTTCGAATTCCAAGCAAGAGTAAGAGCACGATTTAGAATTGCTAAATGCTCTTCAAGATAATGGTCCAGGTCGTCAATAGATTGTTTGATACTAAAGATTTCTTGCTTAGTGATTTGATTAAGATTAAGCTCAGTAATTTTACATGAAATAACATGAATTTGTTTTACTAATGCCTCTAAATCTTCTTTCCAATTATGAGCAAGCATTGCTAATTTGTGTAGCAATGGCTCGGAGGATCCAAAATCCTTAAATAGGGTTTCTTCCTCACTTGAGAGGGTTTCAAGTAACTGGTAGAAAATCCCCTGATGCATTCCAACAATAATTGGAAGTATTCTGTCTACTTGTTGTTTTTCCTTTGATATGAGAGAAAAGAGTTGATGGATTTCTTCAATATTTGAGGAGCTTCCTAATTGCTCCAGTTCTTGTTTGCTTGAAATGCTTAAGAGGTCTTTAAAGTCTTTCATAGGTTCCTGAAAATGAGTAATTAGCTAGTTCTAATAAAAGGGCGAATAGGGAACTTTAGCGTTGCATAAATCTTAGGTAGATTGTGACAGTCTTTATTTTACCTCTCTGCCGCTGTTAGTCAATAAAATTATTAAACACTGTTTAACTAACTTTAATGATATAGCTAATTTCATTAACCGTTGTAACGGGGAAATCAATCAAAAGTTAACCCCTGCAATCAGACAATGGGAGGATGGATGAAATGGAAATATGAATCTTAGCAGCTCAAACAGAAGATTAGGTTTTGCTTAGGGGAGAGATCATCTCGGGCATAATTACCTATCTACGCAACCCGTATTTTAAGGATTATTGCGAAAATTTATCCAGTTTTATGAGCAAGCTCTCGATTTGAGCACATTCAAAAATTCTTAATAGATCACTTTGGACATTTGTCTCGGAATTTAGCTTTGGATTTGCGGCCTAGCTATAAAAATTCCATTACGTTTGAAGATCTCTCTTACCATCCTGCCATTAGTTTTGGTAGTCATAAACAAGTAATGCTGTAGAAAAATTGATTTGACATTACTGGCTATTTTCAGGTTTTCTTCTTTGCCTATACCAAGGAGAAACTTATGAGCTTAGCATGTCCTTTGTGCAATAATGATCAAGAAAAATG
The sequence above is drawn from the Chlamydiales bacterium STE3 genome and encodes:
- a CDS encoding hypothetical protein (Product derived from UniProtKB/Trembl:Q6MEE4), coding for MLKKRSNKMQIDGIHLTWIVVSNMEEAIHFYTHVVGMTLVTKNTQYAWAELQGPNGAKLGLSLENPEYNLKAGTNAVVTIVVDNLQDARKELLEKNVQLLGEVCEIPGQVKLQSFHDKDGNHFQLVEVLRS
- a CDS encoding Uncharacterized protein (Product derived from UniProtKB/Trembl:F8KYD0) produces the protein MKKSFVQNTSWEKVDKWYNNTVGEKGHYYHQHVIFPQLFKIINLKKIKTLLDLGCGQGVLSRYLPGHISYLGVDLSPSLIKNAKKAAKYETQQFIVRDVTQELSIDQKEFDLATMILSLQNMKDPLAAFKNAANYLKKEGSLVLVLNHPCYRIPRQSSWQVDQAKKIQYRRVDCYMSPLTIPIDTHPGKKQEASSETWSFHHPLSNFFKWLSQAGFVITYLDEWCSDKESTGGAAKMENRSRLEFPLFMTIIAKKKEQ